In one Lycorma delicatula isolate Av1 chromosome 5, ASM4794821v1, whole genome shotgun sequence genomic region, the following are encoded:
- the RpL23 gene encoding ribosomal protein L23, which produces MSKRGRGGSAGAKFRISLGLPVGAVINCADNTGAKNLYVIAVQGVKGRLNRLPAAGSGDMIVATVKKGKPELRKKVMPAVVIRQRKPFRRKDGVFIYFEDNAGVIVNNKGEMKGSAITGPVAKECADLWPRIASNASSIA; this is translated from the coding sequence ATGTCTAAAAGAGGACGTGGTGGTTCTGCGGGAGCCAAATTTAGAATATCTCTTGGTTTACCTGTTGGAGCAGTTATTAATTGCGCAGATAATACTGGTGCAAAAAATCTGTATGTGATTGCTGTACAAGGAGTTAAAGGAAGACTTAACCGTCTGCCTGCTGCTGGCTCTGGGGATATGATCGTGGCTACAGTCAAGAAAGGAAAACCTGAACTTCGGAAAAAGGTAATGCCTGCAGTTGTTATTAGGCAGCGAAAGCCGTTTAGGAGGAAGGAtggagtgtttatttattttgaggaCAATGCTGGGGTAATCGTCAATAATAAAGGCGAAATGAAAGGCAGTGCTATAACTGGTCCTGTAGCGAAGGAATGTGCTGATCTTTGGCCCAGGATAGCGTCTAATGCAAGCAGCATTGCCTAg